AGGTTGTTCTTCGTATAATCGATGGTAAGGAAAAAGGTCCTGATGCCGTCGCCAATTAAATGCCAAGATATTTTACTAAAAGGAGTTATAATGAATTCTAGAAAAATAGCCTCATATGGCTTATTTATTGCACTGGCTTTTATATTTAGCTACATAGAAAGCCTTATTCCTATGCCCTTTGCCCTACCGGGAATGAAACTGGGATTAGCAAACTTAGTAATAATAGTAGCTTTATACGGTATTGGGGTTAAGGAAGCATTTGTCTTATCAATGGTACGAATTCTTTTGGTAGGATTTACTTTCCGGGATCCCTCTACTCTTATTTTTAGCTTTGCAGGGGGAATACTTAGCTGGCTACTGATGACTGTATCTGTAAAATTCAAGTTATTTAGTATGGTTGGAGTCAGTATCCTTGGAGGAATAGCCCATAATATAGGTCAGATTATAGTAGCAATGATATATGTAAATAACCCCAGTCTTATATATTATTTGCCCTTATTAATGATAAGCGGTCTTGTAAGCGGAGCACTTATAGGAATACTTGCGGCATTAGTAATAAAGAGGCTAAAAAAGTTTTTATAAAAAGTCGGATGCAATAAAGCCATCCGGCTTTTATTTGTATCCATGGCTACTATCTATTTAATAAATTATCATATAATTATTAGTAACAGTAAGAGAAATCAATTATAGGAATTATATTACATTTAAACATTATGAAATCTAGGAGGATATAGTAAATGGTCAGACAGATAATAAAAATTGATGAAGAATTATGTAACGGTTGCGGTCTATGTGTAACCGCATGCCATGAAGATGCCATAGGTATAGTAGAGGGTAAGGCTAAGCTTTTAAGAGATGATTATTGTGACGGATTAGGCAACTGCCTGCCTGTTTGTCCCACTGGTGCATTAAGCTTTGAAGTAAGAGAGGCCTTGGCATTTAATGAAGAAGAAGTAAAGAAAAACATGGAAAGGAAAAAATTAGAGGAAGCTAATTCAAAAACCATGGGATGCCCCGGTTCTAGGATGATGAACCTACAAAAAGATAAAGTCCAGGAGGAAGTTAGCTTAGATACAAGTTCTACACCTATGGCCTCTATGCTCAGGCAATGGCCGGTACAAATTCAACTGGTTCCAGCTAATGCGCCTTATTTTGACGGAGCTAATCTTTTGGTTGCAGCAGATTGTACTGCATACGCTTTTGCTAATTTTCATTCCTTTATGAAAGATAAGATAACCTTAATCGGATGTCCTAAGCTAGATGAGGCAGACTATGGAGAAAAACTTACTCAGATAATAAAAAACAACAATATTAATAGTATTACAGTAATACGTATGGAAGTACCTTGTTGTGGTGGTATGGTAGAAGCAGTAAAGACTGCCATATTAAATAGCGGAAAGTTAATTCCTTGGAGAAGGGTTACACTTTCTACCGAGGGAACAATACTTGAAGATACTAAATAAACTTAAGGAATATCATTCCAGATTGTTAAAATATTATTTAAAAAATACCCACTTGACAAAAAGTTTAAGTGGGTTTATTATTATTTTAAAACATAGTAATTCGCTATGTAAACTATGATATGTTATTTGCATATAATGCTATAAATCAAATACAAATAATTTGTAGGCAAAAATATAATAATAATTTTAATTAAATCTCTTTAAAGAAAGGAATAATATTATGGCAAATATTAAGAAACAGATAACTGAATTAGTAGGAAATACACCTCTTCTTGAATTAAGTAATTTTAATAAAAAACATGAACTTAAGGGAAAAATAATAGGTAAACTTGAGTATTTTAATCCTGCAGGAAGTGTTAAAGACAGAATTGCTAAGAAGATGATTGAAGAAGCATTAAAGACAGGACAGATAACAAAAGATTCCGTAATTATAGAACCTACAAGCGGTAATACCGGTATAGGCCTTGCCAGTATATGCGCCAGCTACGGCTTAAAGCTGATAATTACTATGCCTGATACAATGAGTGTTGAAAGACGAAACTTAATGAAGGCATATGGGGCAGAGCTTATCCTTACAGAAGGTGCTAAGGGAATGAAGGGTGCCATAGAAAAAGCAAATGAAATTCATAAGGCTACACCGGGCAGCTTTATACCTTCCCAATTTGAAAATCCCAATAATCCTAAGGTTCATGAAGAAACCACAGGGGTAGAAATATGGAATGATACCGAAGGACAGGTCGATATATTTGTTGCCGGTATCGGTACAGGTGGTACCATAAGCGGTGCAGGTTTATATTTAAAATTAAAAAATCCTAATATAAAGATTATAGCAGTAGAACCCACAGATTCTCCAATTTTATCTGAAGGAAGAGCAGGTTCCCATAAGATACAGGGAATAGGAGCCGGCTTTGTTCCAAAAACTTTGGACACAGATATATATAATGAAATTGTTACGGTTAAAAACGAGGACGCCTTTGAGACTGCAAGGGATGTGGCAAAAACAGAGGGACTTTTAGTAGGTATTTCCTCCGGAGCAGCCATATGGGCAGCAAAGCAGATAGCACTTCGGGCTGAAAATGAAGGAAAGAATATAGTAGTAATTCTTCCGGATACCGGAGAAAGATATCTATCTACCCCATTATATTCCGAATAAATTATTATAAAGGACTGTTTCTTAATACTATAGAAACAGTCCTTTTAACATGGTACTAATAACCGTATTTTATTACATATAATATTAGTAATAGATAAAAAAAGGTGGTTTTATTTTGCCTACTTCAACTATTATATTAGATGCCGGTCATGGGGGAAACAGTCTGGGGGGAGCATATGGTTTTAGATATGAAAAAGACGATAATTTAAGACTAGCCCTAGAGGTAGGCAAGTACCTGACGGAATATGGTTATAGGGTAGAATATACTAGGACAACAGATATATTTTTATCACAAATAGATCGTGTTAACTTTGCAAATTCCCTCAGAGCCAGTTTACTTCTTTCTTTTTACCGAATGGGAGAGGAACTTTGTATTAATGAGCAAGAAGTAAGTTTTGAAGTGGATTCTATGGATAGTATATCTGAAAGTATAGCCATAAATATTGCCTTGGAATTAAGACCCCTAGGCTTTATAAATTATAGAATAGTAGTCAGAACGGAATTACCTATACTTAGGGATAGTCATATGCCGGCAATGACTATAAGTGTTGGAAATTTAAAGTCTACTTATGATAATTATTTGTTTGACACTTGGTTTAATGAAATAGCTGCCGGTATTGCCAGAGGTATTTATAGTATAATTCCTGTATATAGCTAACTAATATAAGAGAAAGAAATTATACTTTTATATAAGAGTTTACAAAATATAGAAAAAATCCATGTAATTATTTTACTATGCTTGACTTACAATATAAATTAATTTATAATTAATTGGATATAAGTCATCATATAAAAATTAACGGAAGTGTGTGAATAATGATAAAGAGTATGACAGGCTTTGGAAGAAGTGAAATTAGCAGCGATGAGCGTAAGATTACAGTAGAAATGAAGGCTGTTAACCATAGATATTGTGACATTTCAATTAAACTTCCTAAGAAATTAAGTTTTTTTGAAGCAGGTATAAGAAATCTATTAAAAAAATATATCGGTAGAGGCAAGGTAGATGTCTACATTACATATGAAGATTTTACCGAAAATAATGTCTGTGTTAAATATAATGGGGATCTGGCAAGGGAATACTATAACAATCTTAAAAAGATAAGCCAGGAGTTTGATATTGAAAATGATATACGCACTTCTGTCTTATCTAGATATCCTGAAGTGTTAACATTAGAAGAGCAAACCATTGATGAAGAAAAGCTTTGGGAGTTGGTGGAAGAGGCGGTAAATAATGCGGCAAAAGCATTTGTTGAATCTAGAATCACAGAAGGGGAGAATTTAAAGGCCGATTTGATTATGAAGCTTAACGGAATGCTTAAGCTTGTTGAATTTATAGATGAAAGATACCCGGAAGTGGTTAGTGAATATAGAAATAAGCTGTTAAGCAAGGTTACCGAACTACTTCAAGATACCAAGGTTGATGAAAGTATACTTCTTACAGAAGTAACCGTATATGCTGATAAAATCTGTGTAGATGAGGAAACCGTTAGATTAAAAAGTCATATTGATAATATGATTAACACCCTAAATGATGATAATGATAATGTTGGTAGAAAACTTGATTTTATAGCCCAAGAAATGAACAGGGAAGCCAATACTATATTATCAAAGGTTAGCGATATCGAAATCACTAATAAAGCAATAGATTTAAAGACTGAAATTGAAAAAGTAAGAGAGCAAATCCAAAATATTGAATAGAGGATACCGAAAAGAGGAATAACGTTGAATAGGTTAATTAATGTAGGTTTTGGTAATGTAGTAAATTCAGGTAAGATTATAGCTATTATTAGTCCCGATGCCGCTCCGGTAAAAAGAATGGTTCAGTCAGCTAAGGATCTTGGAATGGCTATTGATGCAACCTGCGGCCGAAGGACAAAAGCCGTAATTGTTACGGACAGTGGACATTTAATATTATCTTCTCTGCTTCCGGAAACCATTGCAGGCAGGGTAAATAATCATTATGAAGATAATCAAGATATAAATCTAAATAAGCTTGATTAATGGATTAATACTATATTCATTATTATAATATATACATCAGAAGGAAGGAGAGATAGTATGTTATATCCATCATATACAGACTTAATTAGAGTAGTGAACAGTGATGTAGAGCCGGGGGAACAACCGGTTGTAAATAGTAGGTATTCCATCGTGATTGCTACTGCAAAACGCGCAAGGCAGCTTATTAGCGGAGCAGAACCCTTAATTGACAAAGAATTTCCCAAGCCTTTGTCTATGGCTATAGAGGAGTTGTACCAGGGAAAAGTAAAAATTGTGGCAGATGATAATATTAATAAAGAGTACCTGCAATAAAAATTGACACAATTTCATCAGCACTTTCATATTAGATTTATATGAAGGTGCTTTATCGTTATTAGGCATTAATTAGGGGTTAGGAAAGGAATTAACAAATGGACTTAAATCAAGTAGATGGTAATAGCCGCAGTACTGATCTTACTGATGAATATCGTAGTGAAAATTTTCCAAGTGAAAATGATGATGAAGGTTTAGAAAATTTAGAAGTCGATCTAAATGAAAGTATAGATGATAGCATGGAATATGCTCCCAAAACTCCAAATTTGCTTAAAAGATTTTTATATGACTTAATTTTTTATGCTGTATTGCTCTTTGCCTGCGTTTATATTATTCCTAATTATGTTTTACAACGAACCATAGTTGATGGAGAATCTATGGAGAATACTCTTTTTGATGGAGATCATCTATATGTTGAGAAAATTTCATATAGATTTGATATATTAAAACGTTTTGATATTATAGTTTTCTATCCCTATGGCCGTGAGAATGAAGACTATTATGTTAAACGTATTATCGGGCTTCCCGGCGAAACAATTCAAATAGTTGACGGAAAGATTTATATAAACGGTGAAGTCCTTGAAGAAAACTACGGAAATGAGCCAATTCTAGATCCCGGTAGGGCTGCTCAACCTATTACCTTAGAAGAAGATGAATATTTTGTTCTTGGTGATAACAGGAATATCAGTAAAGACAGCAGATATCCCATAGTTGGTAATGTTAAAAAGAAAAATATTGGGGGAAAAGCTTTCTTTAGGGTCAGTCCCTTAAAAAAATTTGGCCCTATTGATTAGGAATTGGTTAATACTTTACTCTTGCATTTTATAAACCAATTAGGTAGAATATATAATGTTCCGAAAGGATGGTCTGATTTACTAATGAAATCAATTAAAGAAGATATCAAAACAGGCAGCTTTAAACAGTTCTACCTGCTTTATGGTAGTGAGGCTTATTTGTTAAAGCTTTACCGGGATAAATTAAGAGATGGAATATTAGGAAAATCAGATCAGATGAACTATTCTAGATTTGAAGGAAAAGATATTGATTTAAAAGAGGTTAATGATATAGCACAAACATTACCCTTTTTTAATGAAAAAAGATTAATACTCATAGAAAATAGTGGTTTATTTAAAGTTCAAAGTGATCTTTCAGAAATTCTTAAAAATGCCCCTGACAGTACATTTTTTATTTTTGTCGAAAATGAAATAGATAAAAGAAACAAAGTATTTAAACTGATAAAAGACCGGGGTAGCATATCAGAAATGAATGGGTTAGATGAAAAGAACTTAAAGTTATTTATAGGATCTTTATTAAAGCCTTCCGGAAAGAAGATTACTATGAATACTGCAGACTATTTATTAGAAAGAACCGGTACAGATATGGAAAATATCTGTAATGAAATAGATAAGCTAATTAGCTATACAGGAGACAGAGATATTATTACTTTAGAAGATATAGATGAAATAGTTACACCACAGATTACAGGAAAGATATTTCAGATGATGGATGCCATAGGCTTAAAGCAACAGGATAGGGCTTTGTCATTATACTATGATTTATTATCAGTTCGGGAAAGGCCTTCTCATATTCTGTATTTAATTATGAGACATTTTAATATACTGTTGCAGGTAAAGGAGTTAGCAGCTAACGGATATGGAACCTCCCTTATTACACAGAAGGTATCGATTCCGGCCTTTACAGTAGGTAAATATATAAGTCAATCTAGAAACTTTACAAAAAATCAGCTGACATATGCCTTAAAACTGGCTGCAGATACTGAGGAACAGATAAAAACCGGCAGAATACATGAAAAGATAGGAACTGAACTTTTAATAATTCAATTTAGCTCAAAATAATTTTTTTTTATATAATTTGGAGATGTATCGAAGTGGTCATAACGAGCCGCACTCGAAATGCGGTTGTCCGCAAGGGCACGTGGGTTCGAATCCCACCGTCTCCGTTTAGCAGACCATCTAATGATTTTTAATTAATCATTAGGTGGTTTTTTATTTGTAAAAAAATTTACAAAATAATGAAACTATGGTATAAATTACATCGTCTAATAGTTAAAATTATGAAAATTTAAGGAGGAGGAAAAATGGGAAGAAAAATTTTATCATTATTTCTGTCCGGTATCTTACTGGCAGGCTCCGCTAGCACAGCTAGTGTATCTGCTGAAGTTATAGCAAATGAGCCATATGTAATAGCTATGGCTGATACTAAAAAAGATGAAAAGGCAGATAAGGGATTAGAAAAATCCATTAAAGCTGTCAAGACAAAAATTGATATTCCAAAAGAGTATACAGATTTTAATTACTATTACTATGGTTCTAACACTTATACAAATAATTATTGGACTTTAATCTGGAGTAATCAAAAGGATTATAGTTATATTGAAGTTAGCTTGGATAAGGATAATAATATTACTTATTACTTTAAATATAATGGCTACGATAAAGACAAAAGTGTTCCTTCTTATTTGAAAAAAGAGCTTTTAGATGAGGCAGAGGATTTTATAAAGCAAATTGCTCCTAAGCTTTATCCTAAGTTAGAATTTGTATCTTCTAATTATGATGGCATCTATAATAACTCCTATACTTATGTCTTTAATAGGAAAGAAAATGGAATTATATTCCCTGATAATTTAGTAACAATCAGTGTTGATGCCCATACAGGGGAAGTAAAATCTGCCTATCTAGATTGGTTATATGATGCTAATATACCGTCAGCCCACAGCAAAATTACTAAAGAAGAAGCCGCTAAGCTTATAGGTGAAAATCTTAATATGAAGCTAACTTATAAAACAGACTATTATCAAATCTTTGAAGAGGGTAAAAGCGAAATAAAAAAGAAGGCATTTTTAGTTTATGAGCCTGATATTCCCTATATTTCAATAGACGCCAAGTCAGGTGAAGTATACTTAACTAAATCTGAATGGGTAGAGAAGAAAGTTGATAATCCTAGTAAAGAAGCTGAAGAAAAAGATGATGTAGCAAAATCCCCTGCAGGTGTTCTTACAGAAGAAGAGATAGCAAAAATTAAAGAGTTAGAAAATCTTATTAGCAAGGAAAAAGCATTAGAAATATTAAGATCTAATCCATATCTTTATATAGATGAAAATCTTATAAGCTTTACTGCCAGCTTAAGTAAATCCTATGGGGCTAATGATAAGGAAAGCATATATGTATGGACTCTAGTTTTAAGGGATGAGAGGCCTGTAGATAATGATAGGGACGATTACAGGGCCTTTGCCCATGCAACAGTGGATGCCAAGACAGGAAAGATTTTAAGCTTTAATGCCAGTCTTAAGAATAATTATGACTACCAGACAGGTAAATGGCTTCCGGTTAAAATTAAATATGACAGGGAATATGGACAAAAAGTTTTTGAGAAATTCCTAAATGGTCAAATAAAAGACAGGTTTAAAAAGACTAAACTGGTAGATCAAGGCCATGATTATATAGCCTATTATAAAGAGGATAATGCCCCTGTATATGGCGGCTATTACTACCGGTATAATCGTTTTAATGAAGGTGTAGAATTTTCCTACAACAGTATTTATGGGGCGATAGACGGTGTAAG
This genomic interval from Herbinix luporum contains the following:
- a CDS encoding Gx transporter family protein, encoding MNSRKIASYGLFIALAFIFSYIESLIPMPFALPGMKLGLANLVIIVALYGIGVKEAFVLSMVRILLVGFTFRDPSTLIFSFAGGILSWLLMTVSVKFKLFSMVGVSILGGIAHNIGQIIVAMIYVNNPSLIYYLPLLMISGLVSGALIGILAALVIKRLKKFL
- a CDS encoding ATP-binding protein codes for the protein MVRQIIKIDEELCNGCGLCVTACHEDAIGIVEGKAKLLRDDYCDGLGNCLPVCPTGALSFEVREALAFNEEEVKKNMERKKLEEANSKTMGCPGSRMMNLQKDKVQEEVSLDTSSTPMASMLRQWPVQIQLVPANAPYFDGANLLVAADCTAYAFANFHSFMKDKITLIGCPKLDEADYGEKLTQIIKNNNINSITVIRMEVPCCGGMVEAVKTAILNSGKLIPWRRVTLSTEGTILEDTK
- the cysK gene encoding cysteine synthase A yields the protein MANIKKQITELVGNTPLLELSNFNKKHELKGKIIGKLEYFNPAGSVKDRIAKKMIEEALKTGQITKDSVIIEPTSGNTGIGLASICASYGLKLIITMPDTMSVERRNLMKAYGAELILTEGAKGMKGAIEKANEIHKATPGSFIPSQFENPNNPKVHEETTGVEIWNDTEGQVDIFVAGIGTGGTISGAGLYLKLKNPNIKIIAVEPTDSPILSEGRAGSHKIQGIGAGFVPKTLDTDIYNEIVTVKNEDAFETARDVAKTEGLLVGISSGAAIWAAKQIALRAENEGKNIVVILPDTGERYLSTPLYSE
- a CDS encoding N-acetylmuramoyl-L-alanine amidase family protein, with the translated sequence MPTSTIILDAGHGGNSLGGAYGFRYEKDDNLRLALEVGKYLTEYGYRVEYTRTTDIFLSQIDRVNFANSLRASLLLSFYRMGEELCINEQEVSFEVDSMDSISESIAINIALELRPLGFINYRIVVRTELPILRDSHMPAMTISVGNLKSTYDNYLFDTWFNEIAAGIARGIYSIIPVYS
- a CDS encoding YicC/YloC family endoribonuclease translates to MIKSMTGFGRSEISSDERKITVEMKAVNHRYCDISIKLPKKLSFFEAGIRNLLKKYIGRGKVDVYITYEDFTENNVCVKYNGDLAREYYNNLKKISQEFDIENDIRTSVLSRYPEVLTLEEQTIDEEKLWELVEEAVNNAAKAFVESRITEGENLKADLIMKLNGMLKLVEFIDERYPEVVSEYRNKLLSKVTELLQDTKVDESILLTEVTVYADKICVDEETVRLKSHIDNMINTLNDDNDNVGRKLDFIAQEMNREANTILSKVSDIEITNKAIDLKTEIEKVREQIQNIE
- a CDS encoding DUF370 domain-containing protein, which produces MNRLINVGFGNVVNSGKIIAIISPDAAPVKRMVQSAKDLGMAIDATCGRRTKAVIVTDSGHLILSSLLPETIAGRVNNHYEDNQDINLNKLD
- the rpoZ gene encoding DNA-directed RNA polymerase subunit omega; protein product: MLYPSYTDLIRVVNSDVEPGEQPVVNSRYSIVIATAKRARQLISGAEPLIDKEFPKPLSMAIEELYQGKVKIVADDNINKEYLQ
- the lepB gene encoding signal peptidase I — its product is MEYAPKTPNLLKRFLYDLIFYAVLLFACVYIIPNYVLQRTIVDGESMENTLFDGDHLYVEKISYRFDILKRFDIIVFYPYGRENEDYYVKRIIGLPGETIQIVDGKIYINGEVLEENYGNEPILDPGRAAQPITLEEDEYFVLGDNRNISKDSRYPIVGNVKKKNIGGKAFFRVSPLKKFGPID
- the holA gene encoding DNA polymerase III subunit delta, encoding MKSIKEDIKTGSFKQFYLLYGSEAYLLKLYRDKLRDGILGKSDQMNYSRFEGKDIDLKEVNDIAQTLPFFNEKRLILIENSGLFKVQSDLSEILKNAPDSTFFIFVENEIDKRNKVFKLIKDRGSISEMNGLDEKNLKLFIGSLLKPSGKKITMNTADYLLERTGTDMENICNEIDKLISYTGDRDIITLEDIDEIVTPQITGKIFQMMDAIGLKQQDRALSLYYDLLSVRERPSHILYLIMRHFNILLQVKELAANGYGTSLITQKVSIPAFTVGKYISQSRNFTKNQLTYALKLAADTEEQIKTGRIHEKIGTELLIIQFSSK
- a CDS encoding YcdB/YcdC domain-containing protein — encoded protein: MGRKILSLFLSGILLAGSASTASVSAEVIANEPYVIAMADTKKDEKADKGLEKSIKAVKTKIDIPKEYTDFNYYYYGSNTYTNNYWTLIWSNQKDYSYIEVSLDKDNNITYYFKYNGYDKDKSVPSYLKKELLDEAEDFIKQIAPKLYPKLEFVSSNYDGIYNNSYTYVFNRKENGIIFPDNLVTISVDAHTGEVKSAYLDWLYDANIPSAHSKITKEEAAKLIGENLNMKLTYKTDYYQIFEEGKSEIKKKAFLVYEPDIPYISIDAKSGEVYLTKSEWVEKKVDNPSKEAEEKDDVAKSPAGVLTEEEIAKIKELENLISKEKALEILRSNPYLYIDENLISFTASLSKSYGANDKESIYVWTLVLRDERPVDNDRDDYRAFAHATVDAKTGKILSFNASLKNNYDYQTGKWLPVKIKYDREYGQKVFEKFLNGQIKDRFKKTKLVDQGHDYIAYYKEDNAPVYGGYYYRYNRFNEGVEFSYNSIYGAIDGVSGKIYSYNCNWDDDIIFESPRNAMTDKDAFDHYISKDGFDLKYEVNVINQYDPDYKAHKAYYDYSEAYEIRLVYRPDIYPYYISPFTGEQLDDRGQVYKGSKTYAYNDIADTKENREILILADMNIGFEGENFNPDKLITVSEINQLLESLGYYTKDSEDAMDSSKLITREELAYSFIKRLGLENVAKLSEIYKTGYYDESHISSKYLGAVALAKGLKLFPNQDSNNFFPKNNISRREAVQLIINFVSVANESR